In a single window of the Myxococcales bacterium genome:
- a CDS encoding DUF2892 domain-containing protein, producing MTKNIGDLDRALRIIAGLSILGVGLYLKTWWGLLGVIPLITASIRWCPLYLPFGLNTLRKKMKSE from the coding sequence ATGACGAAGAACATCGGCGACTTGGACCGTGCGTTGCGGATAATCGCCGGCCTGTCGATCCTGGGGGTGGGTCTCTACTTGAAAACCTGGTGGGGTTTGCTCGGCGTTATTCCGCTGATTACCGCCTCCATCCGTTGGTGCCCGCTATACCTGCCATTCGGCCTGAATACCTTGCGGAAAAAAATGAAATCCGAATAA
- a CDS encoding glycosyltransferase family 4 protein: MKIVYLHTDPLPSPMAGSVFALSTAVGLAKAGHETVLIMPRNRRTVAEALEYYGVKPPENLRILLPAPPAIELGSWRIAYSRRFFRAAFKLLQTEAVGADGIIVRTLTLAQYLSRHELPAPLVYEMHDWYADIERKWSGAEWMIDGKKLRRERFLQAVEKETIPRLAGVIALRRATGELMRQCYPAARVEVVPTGLDAPAALPAVSAEPVVVYAGQLHKHKGLQLLFEALKLAPDLRAIIVGGGDPLADLKAEAARLGVEARVEFTGHVPAAAVREHLSRGRVGVLPMRDCFFNRVLTSPLKIMEYYAAGLPVVTVDAPVTREVVEPEQTGLLAPFDDPAALAGAMRRLCLDGELHARCRARIEQLLPDLSWTRRGERIGRFLTELASPRPG, from the coding sequence ATGAAAATCGTTTATCTCCATACCGATCCGCTTCCCTCGCCGATGGCCGGCAGCGTCTTTGCCTTGTCCACCGCCGTCGGCCTGGCCAAGGCCGGTCACGAAACCGTTTTGATCATGCCGCGGAACCGGCGGACCGTCGCCGAAGCGCTGGAATATTACGGCGTCAAACCGCCGGAGAATCTGCGCATTCTGCTTCCCGCGCCGCCGGCCATCGAACTGGGTTCGTGGCGGATCGCTTATTCGCGGCGATTCTTCCGGGCCGCTTTCAAGTTGCTGCAAACCGAGGCGGTCGGCGCGGACGGGATCATCGTGCGCACGCTGACCCTGGCTCAATACCTGTCGCGGCACGAGTTGCCCGCGCCGCTCGTCTACGAAATGCACGACTGGTACGCCGACATCGAACGCAAATGGAGCGGCGCCGAGTGGATGATCGACGGCAAAAAGCTACGGCGCGAACGGTTTCTGCAAGCGGTCGAGAAAGAAACGATCCCGCGGCTGGCCGGGGTGATCGCCTTGCGCCGGGCGACGGGCGAACTGATGCGGCAGTGCTATCCAGCGGCCCGGGTCGAGGTCGTGCCGACCGGGCTGGACGCGCCCGCCGCGTTGCCCGCCGTCAGCGCGGAACCGGTGGTCGTCTACGCCGGCCAGCTTCACAAGCACAAGGGGCTGCAACTGCTGTTCGAGGCGCTGAAACTGGCCCCCGACCTGCGGGCGATCATCGTGGGCGGCGGCGACCCGCTCGCCGACCTCAAGGCGGAAGCGGCGCGGCTCGGGGTCGAGGCTCGCGTGGAGTTCACCGGGCACGTGCCGGCGGCGGCCGTCCGGGAGCACCTGTCGCGCGGCCGGGTCGGCGTGCTGCCGATGCGCGATTGCTTTTTCAACCGCGTGCTCACCTCGCCGCTGAAAATCATGGAGTATTACGCGGCGGGGCTGCCGGTGGTGACGGTCGACGCGCCGGTGACGCGCGAGGTCGTCGAGCCCGAGCAGACCGGTTTGCTGGCGCCGTTCGACGATCCGGCGGCGCTGGCGGGGGCTATGCGGCGGCTGTGCCTGGACGGCGAACTGCATGCCCGCTGCCGCGCCCGCATCGAACAACTCCTCCCC